One region of Azoarcus sp. CIB genomic DNA includes:
- a CDS encoding asparaginase — protein MPTLALIATGGTIAGAAASATDTTGYTAGALGADALLAAVPQLAGIAGIRAEQLFSLDSKNMAPAHWLVLGRRVQTLLDDDAIDGVVITHGTDTLEETAAFLALTHASAKPVVLTAAMRPATALSADGPMNLYSAACVAAHADSAGRGVLVSFGDAIYPALGVRKRETHRLDAFGGASAGAIGRTDPLRYFAPPAAAPRPLIALAPDLAELPRVDVLYIGAGTPPGLPDLLIADGARGLVLALPGNGSLPSAWEPPVAAAVARGIPVIRASRVGMGPIGRKAMDDRLGTHPAGELPASQARVALMLALAGGDATALDRLLADDYIP, from the coding sequence ATGCCCACCCTCGCCCTCATCGCCACCGGCGGCACCATCGCCGGCGCCGCCGCATCCGCGACCGACACCACCGGCTACACCGCCGGCGCGCTCGGCGCGGACGCGCTGCTTGCCGCCGTGCCGCAACTCGCAGGGATTGCAGGGATCCGCGCGGAGCAGCTGTTCAGCCTCGACAGCAAAAACATGGCGCCCGCGCACTGGCTGGTCCTCGGCCGGCGCGTGCAGACCCTGCTCGACGACGACGCCATCGACGGCGTCGTCATCACGCACGGCACCGACACACTGGAAGAGACCGCTGCCTTCCTGGCCCTGACGCACGCCAGCGCCAAACCCGTGGTCCTCACCGCCGCGATGCGCCCCGCGACCGCGCTGTCGGCGGACGGCCCGATGAACCTCTACAGCGCCGCCTGCGTCGCCGCCCACGCGGACAGCGCCGGCCGGGGTGTGCTCGTCAGTTTCGGCGACGCGATCTATCCCGCCCTCGGCGTGCGCAAACGCGAAACCCACCGCCTGGATGCCTTCGGCGGCGCCAGCGCCGGTGCGATCGGCCGCACCGACCCGCTGCGCTACTTCGCGCCTCCTGCGGCCGCGCCCCGACCGCTCATCGCACTCGCGCCGGATCTCGCCGAACTGCCCCGAGTCGACGTCCTCTACATCGGCGCCGGCACGCCGCCCGGACTCCCCGACCTGTTGATCGCGGACGGCGCACGCGGCCTCGTGCTCGCGCTGCCCGGTAACGGCAGCCTGCCCTCGGCATGGGAGCCCCCCGTCGCCGCTGCCGTCGCACGCGGCATCCCGGTGATCCGCGCCTCCCGCGTAGGCATGGGGCCGATCGGCCGCAAGGCCATGGATGATCGCCTCGGCACGCATCCCGCCGGCGAACTGCCCGCGTCGCAGGCCCGCGTCGCGCTGATGCTGGCGCTCGCGGGCGGCGACGCGACAGCGCTCGACCGCCTGCTGGCGGACGACTACATT
- a CDS encoding cation:proton antiporter, translating to MDAHDAPAFLHEVILFLALAGVLIPLLQRRSINPVLGFLTVGMIVGPFGLGQHTDASPWLRYLTFSRQEDVAVFAEFGVIFLMFMIGLEMSIDRLWAMRRLVFGLGHLQVGLSALTIGGIAYAFGNSIESSVVLGVVLSFSSTAVVMQLLTQRRELGTPLGQATFSVLLFQDLAVVPLLVLVTVLGQKSGDSVAALMAIAALKGVITVGLIYFIGSRVVRPLFHQIAASRQSESFMAVTLLTTLGVAVLTRAAGLSMEMGALLAGLLIAETEFRHEVEVTIEPFKGLLMGVFFMSVGMGIDISAILAQPLLLPLSVIGVLAIKALILIVLFRLFGLSWGRATEGGIMLGQGGEFAFIVIGMALGLELLDPQVGHFMLLVVGLSMLITPSLTLLGRKLGNSIDARVGKPVFEEERQLEQLSGHVIIAGYGRVGRLIGELLSEQGIPYLALESDAKLVKQMRAENAPVYFGDASRPELLRRLHLERAVAVVLTMDRTAAALHAVKGIRATSPNIRIAARARDEAHAQALRDAGATVVIPETLESGLQLAGSVFETLGVPGDVATRLLDQERARRIAVFRTS from the coding sequence ATGGACGCGCACGACGCACCCGCCTTCCTTCACGAAGTCATCCTCTTCCTCGCGCTCGCCGGCGTGCTGATCCCGCTGCTGCAGCGGCGCAGCATCAATCCGGTGCTCGGTTTCCTCACGGTCGGGATGATCGTCGGCCCCTTCGGCCTCGGCCAGCACACGGATGCCTCGCCGTGGCTGCGCTACCTGACCTTCTCGCGCCAGGAAGACGTCGCTGTGTTCGCCGAATTCGGCGTGATCTTCCTGATGTTCATGATCGGGCTGGAGATGTCCATCGACCGCCTGTGGGCGATGCGCCGCCTCGTGTTCGGCCTGGGGCACCTGCAGGTCGGCCTGTCGGCACTCACGATCGGCGGCATCGCCTACGCGTTCGGCAACAGCATCGAATCGTCCGTCGTGCTCGGCGTGGTGCTGTCCTTCTCCTCGACCGCCGTCGTCATGCAGCTGCTCACGCAGCGCCGCGAGCTCGGCACCCCGCTCGGCCAGGCGACCTTCTCGGTGCTGCTGTTCCAGGATCTCGCGGTCGTGCCGTTGCTGGTCCTGGTCACGGTGCTGGGCCAGAAATCGGGGGACAGCGTCGCGGCGCTGATGGCCATCGCCGCCCTCAAGGGCGTCATCACCGTCGGCCTGATCTACTTCATCGGCAGCCGCGTCGTGCGCCCGCTCTTCCACCAGATCGCCGCGAGCCGCCAGTCCGAGTCCTTCATGGCGGTGACGCTGCTGACGACCCTCGGCGTCGCCGTGCTCACGCGCGCGGCCGGCCTGTCGATGGAGATGGGAGCGCTCCTCGCCGGCCTGCTGATCGCCGAGACGGAGTTCCGCCACGAGGTCGAGGTCACGATCGAGCCCTTCAAGGGCCTGCTGATGGGCGTGTTCTTCATGTCCGTCGGCATGGGCATCGACATCAGCGCAATCCTCGCCCAGCCGCTGCTGCTGCCGCTGTCGGTGATCGGCGTGCTCGCGATCAAGGCGCTGATCCTGATCGTGCTGTTCCGCCTCTTCGGCCTGTCCTGGGGCCGCGCGACCGAGGGCGGCATCATGCTCGGCCAGGGCGGCGAGTTCGCCTTCATCGTCATCGGCATGGCGCTCGGCCTCGAGCTGCTCGATCCGCAGGTCGGCCACTTCATGCTGCTGGTCGTCGGCCTGTCGATGCTCATCACGCCCTCGCTCACCCTGCTCGGGCGCAAGCTCGGCAACAGCATCGACGCGCGCGTCGGCAAACCCGTCTTCGAGGAAGAGCGGCAGCTCGAACAGCTCAGCGGCCACGTGATCATCGCCGGCTACGGGCGCGTCGGCCGGCTCATCGGCGAATTGCTGTCCGAACAGGGCATCCCCTACCTCGCGCTGGAATCCGATGCGAAGCTCGTCAAGCAGATGCGGGCGGAGAACGCCCCGGTGTATTTCGGCGACGCCAGCCGCCCGGAGCTGCTGCGCCGCCTGCACCTCGAACGCGCAGTCGCGGTCGTGCTGACGATGGACCGCACCGCCGCCGCGCTGCATGCCGTCAAGGGCATCCGCGCCACCTCGCCCAACATCCGCATCGCCGCCCGCGCGCGCGACGAGGCCCACGCGCAGGCCCTGCGCGACGCCGGCGCGACGGTCGTGATTCCCGAGACGCTGGAATCGGGCCTGCAACTCGCCGGCTCGGTGTTCGAGACGCTGGGCGTCCCCGGCGACGTCGCAACCCGCCTGCTCGATCAGGAACGCGCGCGCCGCATCGCCGTGTTCCGCACCAGCTGA